In Desulfonatronospira thiodismutans ASO3-1, the sequence CATGAAGGATAGCAAGACGCCTTTGAGGCTGTATATTGAGGACAGTCGTCAACAACGGGCAGCCATGGTACTCAGGGATGTAGAGTACATCATTGAAGCACATTTTGAATATACCAACGGGGAAGACCGCAACGACGGGAAGCATCTGGACATATTTAATCGGCGTGCAGCCAAGGGACAGTGTTTTCATCGTCCTTACCTGGGATGCCGGGAATTTGCCGCCTTTTTTGAACCTGTGCAAGGCGAAATTCCGCAGTCTGCGCTGACCGGCGAAAAGGATCTGGGATGGATGCTTTTTGATATTGATTACCAGGCTGACATGACCACGACCTTTTTTCGGCCTGTGATGAAAAACGGCATAATTGAATGTCGTAATCAAAGGGTGGTGGCCAAATGATTCTGCAAGCACTCAATGATTATTATGAAAGATTGCGGGCTGATCCTGAAACAGAAGTTTCTGATTTTGGGTTCAGCCAGGAAAAACTGGCTTTTTCCTTGGTTTTGTCAGAACAGGGCTCAGTCGTGCAGTTAAGGGACTTGAGGCAATTTGAGGGAAAAAGATCTTTTCCAAAACCAGCTGTAGTACCAAAGCTTCCAAAAGAACGTTCAGGGACAAATGCCCCTTCTTACTTTATGTGGGATAAGTCAAAATATGTGTTGGGATGCGAATTAGACAGTGATGGAAATGAAATTTTCTTTAAAAATCAATTTGATAGCTTTGCAGAAGTGCATCGTGAAATACTGGGCGATAATAAGGACTCCGGTGCCAAAGCTCTGTTAAATTTTATTGACCAGCGTATCTTTGGACAGGTTCCGGAATGGGCCACGAAAGAGCTACTCAGTACTGGCTTTATATGTTTTGAGCTTGATGGGCAAAGAGGCTTTTTACATGAAAGATCGGCAATAAGAAATGCTTGGCAAGAATATCTCAGGAAAAATCAGTCTGAAATTAGAGGACAGTGTCTTATAACAGGCCAACACGATTGTTCAATACCAAGTACCCATCCACAAATGAAAAATGTACCCGGAGCACAACCTGCTGGGGCTGCATTAGTATCTTTCAATGCTCCTGCATTTGGCTCATATGGAAAAGGCACTTCTAATCACAATGCCCCGGTTTCCGAACGGGCTGCTTTCGGATACACTACGGCCTTGAACGTCTTGCTAGCTCCAGGCAGTCGCCGCAAGGTTCAGCTCGGGGAAACCACTGTAGTATTTTGGACGGATATTCCAGGGGTAGCAGAGGAGTTTTTCGGCCTGTCTGTGGGCGTAAAAGAAGCAGAAGACCATGAGATGGCCCAGGAGGTAGATCAATACTTGCGAGCTGTTGTTAAAGGATATTACCCTCATGAACTGGGAAAAAGGGATACCCCTTTTTATGTCCTGGGTCTGTCCCCGAACGCCGCCCGTCTTTCAGTTCGCTTCTGGCATGTAGGTACTGTGGGCAAGATGGCTGAGAACATAGGAAATCACTACAAGGCGCTTCGCCTGCAGCGCAGTTTTGAAAACGAACCTGAATATCCCCGTCCATGGTGGCTTTTAAAGGAGCTGGCCCCCCAAAGGGACTCCAGGCATATCCCTCCACTTCTGGGCGGCCAGTTCATCCGGGCCATAGTGCATAACCAACCCTACCCCAGAACACTGCTGACCACGGTCATGGGACGTATCCGGGCCGACAGGCAGGTCAACTATTTGCGTGCTTGTATTATCAAGGCATATCTTACCCGAAACGCACAAAAGGAGATATCTATGGGTGTGGACAAGGAGAATACCAACATTGGATACAGGCTGGGGAGGCTATTTGCTGTTGTTGATTACATTCAAAATGATGCTGCTCCAGGGGCAAACGTTACAGTTCGCGATCGCTTCTTTGGTGCGGCTGCTGCTACACCGCGGCGGATCTTTCCAGTTATATTGAAAAATGC encodes:
- the cas5c gene encoding type I-C CRISPR-associated protein Cas5c, which gives rise to MAQGVQLRVWGDYACFTRPEMKVERVSYDVMTPSAARGVLEAIYWKPSICWKVDRIHVMKPILFDNVRRNEVESKIPVKGATGVNAAMKDSKTPLRLYIEDSRQQRAAMVLRDVEYIIEAHFEYTNGEDRNDGKHLDIFNRRAAKGQCFHRPYLGCREFAAFFEPVQGEIPQSALTGEKDLGWMLFDIDYQADMTTTFFRPVMKNGIIECRNQRVVAK
- the cas8c gene encoding type I-C CRISPR-associated protein Cas8c/Csd1, with the translated sequence MILQALNDYYERLRADPETEVSDFGFSQEKLAFSLVLSEQGSVVQLRDLRQFEGKRSFPKPAVVPKLPKERSGTNAPSYFMWDKSKYVLGCELDSDGNEIFFKNQFDSFAEVHREILGDNKDSGAKALLNFIDQRIFGQVPEWATKELLSTGFICFELDGQRGFLHERSAIRNAWQEYLRKNQSEIRGQCLITGQHDCSIPSTHPQMKNVPGAQPAGAALVSFNAPAFGSYGKGTSNHNAPVSERAAFGYTTALNVLLAPGSRRKVQLGETTVVFWTDIPGVAEEFFGLSVGVKEAEDHEMAQEVDQYLRAVVKGYYPHELGKRDTPFYVLGLSPNAARLSVRFWHVGTVGKMAENIGNHYKALRLQRSFENEPEYPRPWWLLKELAPQRDSRHIPPLLGGQFIRAIVHNQPYPRTLLTTVMGRIRADRQVNYLRACIIKAYLTRNAQKEISMGVDKENTNIGYRLGRLFAVVDYIQNDAAPGANVTVRDRFFGAAAATPRRIFPVILKNAQHSLAKIRKEKPGWAITLDKSVQTILGDVDPRKGFPATMTLEQQGMFVLGYYHQRQDLYTKQEDKTEE